In Aythya fuligula isolate bAytFul2 chromosome 25, bAytFul2.pri, whole genome shotgun sequence, a single genomic region encodes these proteins:
- the AHCYL1 gene encoding S-adenosylhomocysteine hydrolase-like protein 1 isoform X1, with the protein MSVPEPAGGEEAKQAKEAEDAEKFSFMATVTKAPKKQIQFADDMQEFSKFPTKTGRRSLSRSISQSSTDSYSSAASYTDSSDDEVSPREKQQTNSKGSSNFCVKNIKQAEFGRREIEIAEQDMSALISLRKRAQGEKPLAGAKIVGCTHITAQTAVLIETLCALGAQCRWSACNIYSTQNEVAAALAEAGVAVFAWKGESEDDFWWCIDRCVNVEGWQANMILDDGGDLTHWVYKKYPNIFKKIRGIVEESVTGVHRLYQLSKAGKLCVPAMNVNDSVTKQKFDNLYCCRESILDGLKRTTDVMFGGKQVVVCGYGEVGKGCCAALKALGAIVYVTEIDPICALQACMDGFRVVKLSEVIRQVDVVITCTGNKNVVTREHLDRMKNSCIVCNMGHSNTEIDVTSLRTPELTWERVRSQVDHVIWPDGKRVVLLAEGRLLNLSCSTVPTFVLSITATTQALALIELYNAPEGRYKQDVYLLPKKMDEYVASLHLPSFDAHLTELTDDQAKYLGLNKNGPFKPNYYRY; encoded by the exons ATGTCGGTACCGGAGCCCGCCGGCGGCGAGGAGGCGAAGCAGGCCAAGGAGGCGGAGGACGCCGAGAAGTTCTCCTTCATGGCCACCGTCACCAAGGCGCCCAAGAAG CAAATccagtttgcagatgacatgcAGGAGTTCAGCAAGTTCCCGACCAAGACTGGCCGCCGGTCCCTGTCCCGTTCCATCTCACAGTCTTCCACAGACAGCTACAGCTCTG CTGCCTCCTACACAGACAGCTCTGATGATGAGGTGTCCCCCCGTGAGAAGCAGCAAACCAActccaaaggcagcagcaattTCTGTGTGAAGAACATCAAGCAGGCAGAGTTTGGACGCCGGGAGATTGAGATCGCCGAGCAGG ataTGTCTGCTCTGATTTCACTCAGGAAGCGAGCTCAAGGGGAGAAGCCTTTGGCTGGAGCTAAAATTGTAGGCTGTACACACATTACAGCACAGACTGCG GTGCTGATCGAGACCCTGTGTGCGCTGGGAGCGCAGTGCCGCTGGTCTGCCTGTAACATCTATTCCACCCAGAACGAGGTGGCGGCCGCCTTGGCAGAAGCAG GTGTTGCTGTGTTTGCCTGGAAAGGGGAGTCAGAGGATGACTTCTGGTGGTGCATTGACCGCTGTGTTAACGTAGAAGGCTGGCAGGCCAACATG ATTCTGGATGATGGTGGGGACCTGACCCATTGGGTTTATAAGAAGTACCCCAACATATTCAAGAAGATTCGAGGGATCGTGGAGGAGAGCGTGACTGGTGTTCACAG GCTGTACCAGCTCTCCAAGGCTGGGAAGCTCTGTGTCCCAGCCATGAACGTGAATGACTCTGTCACCAAACAGAAATTTGACAACCTGTATTGCTGCCGGGAATCCATCCTGGATGG CCTGAAGAGGACCACAGATGTGATGTTTGGAGGGAAGCAAGTGGTGGTTTGTGGCTATGGGGAG GTCGGCAAGggatgctgtgctgctctgaaagcCCTGGGAGCAATCGTCTACGTCACGGAGATTGACCCCATCTGTGCTCTCCAAGCCTG CATGGATGGGTTTCGTGTGGTGAAGCTGAGTGAAGTAATCCGTCAGGTCGACGTTGTCATCACCTGCACAG GAAACAAGAATGTTGTGACCAGAGAACACCTGGATCGGATGAAAAACAGCTGCATTGTGTGCAACATGGGCCACTCCAACACGGAAATCGATGTG aCCAGCCTGCGGACCCCTGAGCTGACCTGGGAGCGGGTGCGCTCACAAGTGGACCACGTCATCTGGCCGGATGGGAAGCgggtggtgctgctggccgAG GGCCGTCTTCTCAACTTGAGTTGCTCCACGGTTCCCACCTTTGTCCTCTCCATCACAGCCACCACTCAG GCTCTGGCTCTGATTGAGCTTTACAATGCTCCCGAGGGCCGCTACAAGCAGGACGTGTACCTGCTGCCGAAGAAGATGG aCGAGTACGTTGCCAGCTTGCACCTGCCTTCGTTTGATGCCCACCTGACGGAACTGACGGATGATCAGGCAAAATACCTGGGACTCAACAAAAACGGGCCTTTCAAACCCAACTACTACAG ATACTGA
- the AHCYL1 gene encoding S-adenosylhomocysteine hydrolase-like protein 1 isoform X2: MQEFSKFPTKTGRRSLSRSISQSSTDSYSSAASYTDSSDDEVSPREKQQTNSKGSSNFCVKNIKQAEFGRREIEIAEQDMSALISLRKRAQGEKPLAGAKIVGCTHITAQTAVLIETLCALGAQCRWSACNIYSTQNEVAAALAEAGVAVFAWKGESEDDFWWCIDRCVNVEGWQANMILDDGGDLTHWVYKKYPNIFKKIRGIVEESVTGVHRLYQLSKAGKLCVPAMNVNDSVTKQKFDNLYCCRESILDGLKRTTDVMFGGKQVVVCGYGEVGKGCCAALKALGAIVYVTEIDPICALQACMDGFRVVKLSEVIRQVDVVITCTGNKNVVTREHLDRMKNSCIVCNMGHSNTEIDVTSLRTPELTWERVRSQVDHVIWPDGKRVVLLAEGRLLNLSCSTVPTFVLSITATTQALALIELYNAPEGRYKQDVYLLPKKMDEYVASLHLPSFDAHLTELTDDQAKYLGLNKNGPFKPNYYRY; the protein is encoded by the exons atgcAGGAGTTCAGCAAGTTCCCGACCAAGACTGGCCGCCGGTCCCTGTCCCGTTCCATCTCACAGTCTTCCACAGACAGCTACAGCTCTG CTGCCTCCTACACAGACAGCTCTGATGATGAGGTGTCCCCCCGTGAGAAGCAGCAAACCAActccaaaggcagcagcaattTCTGTGTGAAGAACATCAAGCAGGCAGAGTTTGGACGCCGGGAGATTGAGATCGCCGAGCAGG ataTGTCTGCTCTGATTTCACTCAGGAAGCGAGCTCAAGGGGAGAAGCCTTTGGCTGGAGCTAAAATTGTAGGCTGTACACACATTACAGCACAGACTGCG GTGCTGATCGAGACCCTGTGTGCGCTGGGAGCGCAGTGCCGCTGGTCTGCCTGTAACATCTATTCCACCCAGAACGAGGTGGCGGCCGCCTTGGCAGAAGCAG GTGTTGCTGTGTTTGCCTGGAAAGGGGAGTCAGAGGATGACTTCTGGTGGTGCATTGACCGCTGTGTTAACGTAGAAGGCTGGCAGGCCAACATG ATTCTGGATGATGGTGGGGACCTGACCCATTGGGTTTATAAGAAGTACCCCAACATATTCAAGAAGATTCGAGGGATCGTGGAGGAGAGCGTGACTGGTGTTCACAG GCTGTACCAGCTCTCCAAGGCTGGGAAGCTCTGTGTCCCAGCCATGAACGTGAATGACTCTGTCACCAAACAGAAATTTGACAACCTGTATTGCTGCCGGGAATCCATCCTGGATGG CCTGAAGAGGACCACAGATGTGATGTTTGGAGGGAAGCAAGTGGTGGTTTGTGGCTATGGGGAG GTCGGCAAGggatgctgtgctgctctgaaagcCCTGGGAGCAATCGTCTACGTCACGGAGATTGACCCCATCTGTGCTCTCCAAGCCTG CATGGATGGGTTTCGTGTGGTGAAGCTGAGTGAAGTAATCCGTCAGGTCGACGTTGTCATCACCTGCACAG GAAACAAGAATGTTGTGACCAGAGAACACCTGGATCGGATGAAAAACAGCTGCATTGTGTGCAACATGGGCCACTCCAACACGGAAATCGATGTG aCCAGCCTGCGGACCCCTGAGCTGACCTGGGAGCGGGTGCGCTCACAAGTGGACCACGTCATCTGGCCGGATGGGAAGCgggtggtgctgctggccgAG GGCCGTCTTCTCAACTTGAGTTGCTCCACGGTTCCCACCTTTGTCCTCTCCATCACAGCCACCACTCAG GCTCTGGCTCTGATTGAGCTTTACAATGCTCCCGAGGGCCGCTACAAGCAGGACGTGTACCTGCTGCCGAAGAAGATGG aCGAGTACGTTGCCAGCTTGCACCTGCCTTCGTTTGATGCCCACCTGACGGAACTGACGGATGATCAGGCAAAATACCTGGGACTCAACAAAAACGGGCCTTTCAAACCCAACTACTACAG ATACTGA
- the CSF1 gene encoding macrophage colony-stimulating factor 1, which yields MPRLGAKVCLLRCTLLSSLLLLLICSIHETEQNSYCQQIITEKHLAELEELADTQMQHPGRVSFKFINKMQLSDSVCYVKAAFPLLGKILNRTVFKENSSNAKKMQMVRRMYDSIDENVDPCIREEDDKERMLSEMCFEEFTTSPYEMLALVKQFFQDINLLLQSKETFEKDCSQVYRSMCVGPRQPSSSPGVGTDPDCNCLSPALPSATQPSLSSATHASREMAPASAQVPFSFLHGTLAELGSSALSQSPSSLEGSSGTDEVPGIELSDTESAVSPRMQQTAGAGGTAEALLDPATTADPAAEDISIPSRGMAEEGTGASVLPDQPSSPQRMSTKMPAASPSTVSMGHRGARIRPTETPEPVTQLRFSRMAPSARGRAPGSLGDSARARGWGLSRLRDPEDGGAGPSFDSSFVLSAEQHRKEPKARESHRELLIYVMVASVVAVLLAMGGLLFYKYKSKVLERPLEEGGCDPEEPERRALQGARGCPEVEMQEL from the exons ATGCCCCGCCTCGGAGCCAAG gTGTGCCTGCTCCGCTGCACCCTGTTGTCGTCCCTCCTCCTCCTACTCATCTGCAGCATCCATGAGACGGAGCAGAACAGCTACTGCCAGCAGATCATCACGGAGAAGCACCTGgctgagctggaggagctg GCGGACACCCAGATGCAGCATCCGGGCAGGGTCTCCTTCAAGTTCATCAATAAGATGCAGCTG AGTGACTCCGTCTGCTATGTGAAAGCTGCCTTTCCTCTGCTGGGCAAGATCCTAAACAGAACAGTGTTCAAGGAGAACTCTTCCAATGCCAAGAAGATGCAGATGGTGCGCAGGATGTATGACAGCATTGATGAGAACGTGGACCCCTGCATCAGGGAGGAGGATGACAAGGAGCGCATG ctCTCAGAGATGTGCTTCGAGGAGTTCACCACGTCCCCCTACGAGATGCTGGCACTGGTGAAGCAGTTCTTCCAGGACATcaacctgctgctgcagagcaaggaGACCTTCGAGAAGGACTGCAGCCAGGTGTACCGCAGCATGTGCGTGGGGCccaggcagcccagctcctcgcCAG gTGTGGGGACAGATCCTGACTGCAAttgcctgtcccctgccctcccttctGCCACCCAGCCCTCCCTATCTTCTGCCACCCATGCCAGCAGAGAAATGGCACCCGCTAGTGCCCAGGTCCCTTTCAGCTTCCTCCATGGCACCCTCGCTGAGTTAGGCAGCAGCGCCCTGTCTCAGTCCCCCAGTAGCTTGGAGGGCAGCTCAGGGACCGACGAGGTCCCAGGAATCGAGCTCAGTGACACGGAATCAGCAGTGTCCCCCAGGATGCAGCAGACGGCTGGAGCCGGCGGCACCGCCGAAGCCCTACTGGATCCGGCCACCACCGCCGACCCGGCAGCTGAGGACATCTCCATCCCCTCCCGAGGGATGGCGGAGGAGGGCACCGGAGCCTCTGTCCTTCCAGATCAGCCCTCCTCGCCCCAGAGGATGAGCACCAAGATGCCAGCAGCGTCCCCCAGCACTGTCTCTATGGGCCACCGCGGGGCCAGGATCCGTCCCACGGAGACACCTGAGCCGGTCACGCAGCTCCGCTTCTCCAGGATGGCCCCGtcggcgcggggccgggcaccGGGCAGCCTTGGGGACAGCGCGagggcgcggggctgggggctgagtcGGCTGCGGGATCCCGAGGACGGCGGGGCCGGACCCAGCTTTGACTCGAGCTTTGTTCTGAGCGCAGAGCAACATAGGAAGGAGCCGAAAGCCAGGGAGAGCCACCGGGAGCTCCTGATATACGTCATGGTGGCCAGCGTTGTGGCTGTCTTGCTGGCCATGGGCGGGCTGCTCTTCTACAAGTATAAATCCAAG GTCCTGGAGAGGCCACTGGAAGAGGGGGGCTGCGACCCTGAGGAGCCAGAGCGAAG GGCACTACAGGGAGCGAGGGGGTGCCCGGAGGTGGAGATGCAGGAGCTGTGA